A genomic region of Echeneis naucrates chromosome 24, fEcheNa1.1, whole genome shotgun sequence contains the following coding sequences:
- the mia3 gene encoding LOW QUALITY PROTEIN: transport and Golgi organization protein 1 homolog (The sequence of the model RefSeq protein was modified relative to this genomic sequence to represent the inferred CDS: inserted 1 base in 1 codon), whose translation MAAKHFYRQGFLLLLFNFISTAALEKRFSDLKRCADQECSMLLCRGKAVKDFSGPDCRFLSFKKSETIYVYYKLAGRSADLWAGSVGSNFGYFPKDLLAVNHLYTDKELEIPAEETDFVCFDNGFDKFDNYDIDLLLGSSAEENDSDNKGMSDQIQAAADTEKEPTTSADVTDSKTKTEHEENSENPSKVPEDQSDSIPDLEVATEPPPRNIVESDTEATSDFSETAEEIEQKNTTGSVEIVLPERNETKDEFASGNEPISISEEVQIPLLKTTFGNTFDAVTTDEEITKNVTPNEEEETKDVEILSENDNNVKEETPLLTFSEEAVNPPASDSLEPQEVPLAIHDDKPQAAEEKNMWASIGDAVFSVVTGGEKTPEVVSSEEDEDEEETQAAAVFEDEVKDAEPLKTQSPEEPEDIENVQELDPISSAVPIDNKETISDFEVDESDGEVIQPEQVPNQASKPVDNAPPSHHQTVGSTIPVHLVPQEDTQDENASISTTNQTMDHKEEDREELSNDSEDNVDIQDRSVAMDHKEDMDALIEENKTTTDQESIIFETEEYQDLSTEETQSRHFDVQVDENTVDHSLPGHIHDHLNNDFENISQPDVSVDQPEILEGVHKEESEDEEGEEPEGEIAEEREELLEDENALSSSQIDKPDLDKTSLESGPPLSASTPEPEYSDSVMRLTLLRDHFTEEKIEQLQRLLGLKNLYRLEAMFFDLDLELHATRLSHVGTTQDIENTLESILEASENTILDEIEKMLDSRTPKHNYNPTADTSSLDEETEILDDFQELAFSLRQKYSTASDSTPLATEEPTGIDQDENQLDVREETSQTVEEHPADSVPQSEDEDNLTVTDDVPAVTVEEQIILDELPPADVSMQKDGGHFNKNKDNQPGFSASDKMQKVPQATLENPLDMGLGVEVKHPSSGSLEPLEPVSEMNEEEVGLFSTGMVYMSCIISAAQIKIEEWTSVVISLLPEEWKPGETLYGCPWEAVLITAFVGVVSFTLFFWRTVLSVKKREYLVDEKSLKEQIEALKKQKNDALTKMSELQKQTEKLKENQKQSKETVTCTMKRLKDLEGKVLEAQSQNEQMAEEKKTYLKILEEERASSATYETRIEKLEKSNEKLQLSRKKVQEALAKTTVLLDEAKIREDARNVQHKCVEKEYSALKEENKTLKATIKGWEDKHKELNDQIKTYQKSQKELEDSVVLKDHNVEVLSELLADLDACDLQKGDVKVLANGEIAPDKKTVVKNRIKQMMDVSRVQTTLTVVEEERDRFMTKLLNEEKSRKALEEQHQELEHXNRNPKSEKSHVENQFKILQQKNEIMVEMYQQKENALQQRLTKEELERRSKENLLSEVGGKAVEAEEQVKVLRQRINEMEEQMKKTEEVYKEQIKEQENKTHSNWVNARNAERALNQEKLESSKLRERLAVLTSQLNERRAPLFRPNSGQPAGPRQGDSYGPSPVSGGAPSPPLMIEGPRRPPSAPVGRRIDQYGPRPPSDPHGRYPENKHIPGMDMMGPRSSSPANMDTSTQAVDPQIKAETQAEVSTESPEAGPGSFLASPIRDSPGPGPHDPLLPPGPHGRVPLPGAYRPPRPGTYHLPPGAPPPNIPPPLHGPPLPANGLSGMPPPGPMGVEFGPRPTNGHAFHPRPGPGHIVDPRGPPPPHFRPPPPHHFGPMPPPHSVRGPVGPRPPIPPDMRFPGPRDHTNPPMDLPAGIPPHPLHPGDAYGQAPPSALQNSAGAHSGSGQDLHVKQEAPQDSVRPAMVKP comes from the exons ATGGCAGCAAAACACTTTTACAGACAAGgctttttattacttttattcaattttatttccACCGCAGCCTTGGAGAAAAGGTTCTCCGACCTGAAGAGATGCGCCGATCAGGAGTGCAGCA TGCTTCTGTGTCGGGGAAAAGCTGTGAAAGATTTCTCAGGACCAGATTGTAGGTTCCTCTCATTTAAGAAATCAGAAACAATCTATGTATACTACAAACTTGCAGGAAGAAGTGCTGACCTTTGGGCTGGAAGT GTCGGAAGTAACTTTGGCTATTTCCCGAAGGATCTTCTTGCAGTTAACCACCTTTATACAGATAAAGAGCTTGAAATTCCAGCAGAg gaAACAGATTTTGTCTGTTTCGACAATGGATTTGATAAGTTTGACAATTATGACATAGATTTACTCTTAGGCTCTTCAGCGGAGGAGAATGACAGTGACAATAAGGGAATGTCTGATCAAATACAAGCAGCAGCGGACACTGAGAAAGAACCAACAACATCTGCAGACGTGactgacagcaaaacaaaaacagagcatgAAGAAAACTCAGAGAATCCTAGTAAAGTCCCAGAAGATCAAAGTGACTCTATACCTGATCTTGAAGTGGCAACTGAACCACCTCCTAGAAATATAGTAGAGTCTGATACAGAAGCTACATCTGATTTTAGTGAGACAGCTGAAGAAATTgagcaaaaaaacacaacagggtCTGTTGAAATTGTTTTGCCAGAGAGGAATGAAACCAAAGATGAGTTTGCTTCAGGGAACGAACCGATCTCCATTTCTGAAGAAGTGCAAATCCCTTTGTTGAAGACTACCTTTGGAAATACCTTTGATGCTGTCACCACAGATGAAGAAATCACCAAGAATGTTACTccaaatgaagaggaggagaccaAAGATGTGGAAATTCTCTCTGAAAATGACAACAATGTGAAAGAAGAAACTCCACTACTGACTTTTTCTGAAGAAGCTGTGAACCCTCCAGCTTCTGATTCTCTTGAACCTCAGGAAGTTCCTTTGGCAATACATGATGATAAACcacaggcagcagaggagaagaacaTGTGGGCATCGATTGGCGACGCAGTTTTTTCAGTTGTCACAGGGGGAGAGAAAACACCAGAAGTTGTGAGTTCAGAAGAGGacgaagatgaggaggaaacacaagcagctgcagtttttgagGATGAAGTAAAAGATGCAGAACCACTAAAGACACAATCTCCAGAAGAGCCAGAAGACATTGAAAATGTTCAAGAGCTAGATCCCATTTCCAGTGCTGTACCAATAGATAACAAAGAAACAATCAGTGATTTTGAAGTTGATGAAAGTGATGGAGAGGTGATACAACCTGAGCAAGTTCCGAATCAAGCATCAAAACCCGTAGACAATGCTCCACCTAGCCACCACCAAACAGTAGGAAGCACAATACCAGTGCATCTGGTACCACAAGAGGATACACAAGATGAAAATGCCTCTAtttcaacaacaaatcaaacaatgGATCACAAAgaagaggacagggaggagtTGTCCAACGATTCAGAGGACAATGTGGATATCCAGGACAGAAGTGTTGCAATGGACCATAAAGAAGACATGGATGCcctgatagaagaaaacaaaacaaccactgATCAAGAATCAATTATCTTTGAAACTGAGGAATATCAGGACCTGTCCACCGAAGAGACGCAGTCAAGGCATTTCGATGTCCAAGTTGATGAAAATACAGTAGACCACAGCTTGCCTGGGCATATCCATGACCATTTAAACAATGATTTTGAGAATATCAGTCAACCAGATGTATCTGTGGACCAGCCAGAGATTCTTGAGGGAGTGCATAAAGAGGAGAGTGAAGATGAGGAAGGTGAAGAGCCAGAGGGTGAAATTGCTGAAGAGAGGGAAGAATTACTTGAGGATGAAAATGCACTTTCATCCTCTCAAATAGATAAGCCAGACTTGGACAAAACCTCACTTGAAAGTGGACCTCCACTGTCTGCGTCAACACCCGAGCCAGAGTACAGTGATAGTGTGATGAGGCTGACTCTGTTGCGAGACCATTTCACTGAGGAAAAGATAGAGCAGCTCCAGCGGCTTCTAGGTCTGAAAAATCTCTACAGACTGGAAGCCATGTTTTTTGATCTGGACTTGGAATTGCACGCTACGCGTCTGTCACATGTAGGAACTACGCAAGATATTGAAAATACACTCGAGAGCATCCTTGAAGCCTCTGAAAACACCATCTTAGATGAGATCGAGAAGATGCTGGACAGCCGTACCCCAAAACATAATTATAACCCCACCGCAGACACAAGTAGTTTGGATGAGGAGACTGAAATACTGGATGACTTTCAGGAGCTTGCTTTCAGCTTACGTCAGAAATATTCAACAGCTAGTGACAGCACGCCTTTAGCGACAGAAGAACCAACTGGTATTGACCAAG ATGAAAATCAATTGGATGTTAGAGAAGAAACATCTCAAACTGTTGAAGAACACCCGGCTGACAGTGTCCCTCAGTCTGAGGATGAAGACAACCTCACGGTAACAGATGATGTGCCTGCAGTAACAGTGGAAGAGCAAATCATTTTGGACGAATTGCCACCTGCAGATGTTAGCATGCAGAAGGATGGTGGacactttaataaaaacaaagacaatcagCCAGGATTCAGTGCATcagacaagatgcagaaggTCCCACAAGCCACTCTGGAAAATCCTTTAGACATGGGCCTTGGTGTGGAGGTGAAGCACCCGTCTTCAG GATCGTTGGAGCCATTGGAACCAGTATCTGAAATGAACGAAGAAGAAGTGGGATTATTCTCAACTGGCATGGTTTATATGAGTTGCATCATTTCTGCTGCCCAGATTAAAATTGAGGAGTGGACCTCTGTG GTGATTTCACTCCTGCCAGAAGAGTGGAAGCCCGGGGAGACCTTGTATGGCTGTCCTTGGGAAGCAGTTCTCATCACTGCTTTTGTTGGCGTTGTGAGTTTCACCCTCTTCTTCTGGAGGACTGTCCTGTCA GTGAAAAAGAGAGAGTATCTTG tggatgaaaaaagCCTGAAAGAGCAAATTGAGGcactcaaaaaacaaaagaatgatgCTCTCACAAAAATGTCAGAGCTTCAGAAGCAg acagagaaactgaaagaaaatcaaaagcagTCAAAAGAAACAGTCACTTGTACAATGAAAAGGTTAAAAGACCTGGAG GGAAAGGTTTTGGAGGCTCAATCCCAAAATGAGCAGatggcagaggaaaagaaaacttaTCTCAAAATACTGGAAGAGGAGCGGGCAAGTTCTGCAACTTATGAAACCAGG ATTGAGAAATTAGAGAAGTCAAATGAGAAGCTACAGctaagcagaaaaaaagttcaaGAAGCACTTGCAAAG ACAACTGTTCTCCTGGATGAAGCGAAGATTCGTGAAGATGCTCGAAATGTTCAGCACAAATGTGTCGAAAAAGAGTATTCAGCTCTAAAAGAAGAGAACAAAACA CTTAAGGCGACAATTAAAGGTTGGGAGGACAAACACAAGGAGCTGAATGACCAGATAAAAACCTATCAAAAGTCCCAAAAAGAGCTGGAGGACTCTGTGGTACTCAAAGATCACAACGTGGAG GTGCTCTCTGAACTTCTGGCAGACTTGGATGCATGCGATCTACAAAAAGGTGATGTCAAAGTTTTAGCCAATGGTGAAATAGCACCTG ATAAGAAGACCGTTGTAAAAAATAGGATCAAACAAATGATGGATGTTTCCCGG GTCCAGACCACTCTGACAGTAGTTGAAGAAGAGCGAGATCGCTTCATGACCAAACTGCTGAATGAAGAAAAGAGTAGAAAAGCTCTGGAAG AACAACATCAGGAGCTGGAGC GCAATCGCAACCCTAAAAGTGAAAAGAGCCATGTTGAAAACCAGTTCAAGatcctgcagcagaaaaatgaaattatggTTGAAATGTACCAACAGAAGGAAAATGCTTTACAGCA GAGATTAACAAAGGAGGAGCTGGAGCGACGCAGCAAAGAGAATCTATTGTCAGAGGTGGGAGGAAAAGCTGTTGAGGCAGAGGAGCAGGTTAAAGTCTTAAGGCAGCGCATTAATGAAATGGAGGAGCAGATGAAGAAGACTGAGGAAGTCTACAAAGAACAG ataaaagaacaggaaaacaaaacacattcaaactgG GTGAATGCTCGTAATGCAGAGAGGGCTCTAAATCAGGAAAAGCTTGAATCATCAAAGCTTCGTGAAAG ACTCGCTGTACTGACCTCACAGCTGAATGAGCGCCGTGCTCCTCTCTTCAGACCAAACTCTGGACAACCTGCTGGGCCTCGCCAAG GTGATTCATATGGTCCCTCTCCTGTGAGTGGGGGTGCCCCATCCCCTCCACTAATGATAGAGGGTCCCAGACGCCCTCCCTCTGCCCCTGTGGGCCGAAGAATTGACCAGTATG GTCCTCGACCTCCATCAGATCCTCATGGCCGTtaccctgaaaacaaacacatccctGGGATGG acATGATGGGCCCCCGCAGCTCATCACCTGCCAACATGGATACTTCG ACACAGGCAGTAGATCCACAGATTAAAGCAGAGACTCAGGCTGAGGTCTCTACCGAGAGTCCAGAGGCA GGACCTGGATCCTTCCTAGCATCTCCAATCAGAGATTCACCTGGCCCCGGGCCTCATGACCCACTCCTCCCGCCTGGACCCCACGGCCGTGTGCCCCTACCCGGAGCCTATAGACCTCCACGACCCGGCACCTACCACCTGCCACCTGGTGCTCCTCCTCCAAACATACCTCCACCTCTTCACGGGCCTCCGCTGCCAGCTAATGGACTCTCAGGCATGCCTCCACCTGGACCCATGGGAGTCGAGTTTGGACCTCGACCCACCAATGGACATGCATTCCACCCAAGGCCCGGACCAGGCCATATTGTTGATCCCCGGGGTCCACCGCCACCACATTTCCGTCCCCCTCCACCTCATCACTTTGGGCCGATGCCTCCACCACACA GTGTCCGTGGGCCTGTTGGACCGCGTCCACCCATTCCTCCTGACATGCGCTTCCCAGGACCACGCGATCACACAAACCCACCGATGGACCTGCCTGCAGGTATCCCACCCCACCCTTTACATCCTGGAGATGCTTATGGTCAGGCTCCACCCAGTGCCCTCCAAAACTCAGCAGGAGCCCACAGCGGCTCTGGGCAGGATCTGCATGTGAAGCAGGAGGCTCCTCAGGACTCAGTGAGGCCAGCAATGGTCAAGCCTTAA
- the taf1a gene encoding TATA box-binding protein-associated factor RNA polymerase I subunit A isoform X2 — MMDDLEGELGRHDILEDDQDSSDNDSTKRQRKSKLPLVYPMYTETLKESGFHKSYRICLEHIREAMLHHRWQEAAEYMACYPQMLEDINQGCKKENKELIWRLSTEILHNHPNSKMEDYNSIYERMKHSGLKHYLMISLEHSFHLMLHGHIEDAKHQLCVAESWRYGKEAAAQSQKTKLIQAYRSLLDYIIWCDKKFTFATSDNLGTDDNQEMHNYFRQASVNLKEILKNPGVWDPFILSYVEMLEFYEDHNEALNVLNDYAYDKNFPPNPNAHVFLYQYLKRHDASDKKQMKVLQSLCALVPSHELMLDYICLLLDSEKTSDHQRALEVALEMLDFACWRNNLNAWKWLEAIIQKLKLQKDWKTVVLDKMSGRKDFWPALHFTSFHASKDSEENPELMEVKASLVKVLCPDRNLKYTAGGVTSGELT; from the exons atgatggATGACTTGGAGGGCGAGCTGGGTCGTCATGATATCTTAGAAGACGATCAGGACTCTTCAGACAACGACtcaacaaagagacagaggaagtcCAAGCTCCCTCTGGTTTATCCCATGT acacagagacactgaaggAATCTGGTTTCCACAAGAGCTACAGGATCTGTTTGGAGCACATCAGAGAAGCCATGCTACATCATAGATGGCAAGAGGCAGCAGAATATATGGCATGTTACCCCCAAATGTTGGAAGATATAAATCAAGGGTGCAAAAAGGAGAATAAAgag CTTATCTGGAGACTTAGCACTGAGATCCTTCATAATCACCCCAACTCAAAGATGGAAGACTACAATAGCATCTACGAACGGATGAAACATTCAGGATTAAAACATTACCTGATG ATCAGTCTGGAGCATTCCTTCCATCTGATGCTCCATGGTCACATTGAAGATGCAAAGCATCAGCTCTGTGTTGCTGAAAGTTGGAGGTATGGGAaggaggcagcagcacagtctCAGAAGACAAAGCTGATCCAGGCTTACAGGAGTCTGCTGGATTATATCATCTGGTGTGACAAAAAGTTCACGTTTGCTACAAGTG ACAACCTTGGCACAGATGACAACCAAGAGATGCATAACTACTTCAGGCAGGCCTCTGTGAATCTCAAGGAGATTTTGAAAAATCCTGGTGTTTGGGATCCTTTCATACTGAGTTATGTTGAG ATGCTGGAGTTCTATGAGGATCACAATGAGGCTCTGAATGTCCTGAATGACTATGCCTACGACAAAAATTTTCCACCCAATCCGAATGCTCATGTCTTTCTCTACCAGTACCTGAAGCGGCATGACGCTTCAGataagaaacaaatgaaagtgttGCAG AGCCTCTGTGCGCTGGTCCCGAGCCATGAGTTGATGTTGGACTACATCTGTCTCCTGCTTGATTCGG agAAAACAAGTGATCACCAAAGAGCTTTAGAAGTGGCTCTGGAAATGCTGGACTTCGCCTGCTGGAGGAACAACCTGAACGCGTGGAAGTGGTTGGAGGCTATTATTCAGAAACTAAAGTTACA gaaagactGGAAAACAGTTGTCCTTGACAAAATGTCCGGAAGAAAAGACTTTTGGCCTGCACTTCACTTCACAAGCTTCCATGCCAGTAAAGACTCTGAGGAGAACCCAGAACTGATGGAGGTGAAGGCATCACTGGTTAAAGTCCTCTGCCCTG aTCGGAATCTTAAATATACGGCTGGAGGTGTAACCAGTGGGGAGCTGACTTGA
- the taf1a gene encoding TATA box-binding protein-associated factor RNA polymerase I subunit A isoform X1 produces the protein MMDDLEGELGRHDILEDDQDSSDNDSTKRQRKSKLPLVYPMCVDTETLKESGFHKSYRICLEHIREAMLHHRWQEAAEYMACYPQMLEDINQGCKKENKELIWRLSTEILHNHPNSKMEDYNSIYERMKHSGLKHYLMISLEHSFHLMLHGHIEDAKHQLCVAESWRYGKEAAAQSQKTKLIQAYRSLLDYIIWCDKKFTFATSDNLGTDDNQEMHNYFRQASVNLKEILKNPGVWDPFILSYVEMLEFYEDHNEALNVLNDYAYDKNFPPNPNAHVFLYQYLKRHDASDKKQMKVLQSLCALVPSHELMLDYICLLLDSEKTSDHQRALEVALEMLDFACWRNNLNAWKWLEAIIQKLKLQKDWKTVVLDKMSGRKDFWPALHFTSFHASKDSEENPELMEVKASLVKVLCPDRNLKYTAGGVTSGELT, from the exons atgatggATGACTTGGAGGGCGAGCTGGGTCGTCATGATATCTTAGAAGACGATCAGGACTCTTCAGACAACGACtcaacaaagagacagaggaagtcCAAGCTCCCTCTGGTTTATCCCATGTGTGTAG acacagagacactgaaggAATCTGGTTTCCACAAGAGCTACAGGATCTGTTTGGAGCACATCAGAGAAGCCATGCTACATCATAGATGGCAAGAGGCAGCAGAATATATGGCATGTTACCCCCAAATGTTGGAAGATATAAATCAAGGGTGCAAAAAGGAGAATAAAgag CTTATCTGGAGACTTAGCACTGAGATCCTTCATAATCACCCCAACTCAAAGATGGAAGACTACAATAGCATCTACGAACGGATGAAACATTCAGGATTAAAACATTACCTGATG ATCAGTCTGGAGCATTCCTTCCATCTGATGCTCCATGGTCACATTGAAGATGCAAAGCATCAGCTCTGTGTTGCTGAAAGTTGGAGGTATGGGAaggaggcagcagcacagtctCAGAAGACAAAGCTGATCCAGGCTTACAGGAGTCTGCTGGATTATATCATCTGGTGTGACAAAAAGTTCACGTTTGCTACAAGTG ACAACCTTGGCACAGATGACAACCAAGAGATGCATAACTACTTCAGGCAGGCCTCTGTGAATCTCAAGGAGATTTTGAAAAATCCTGGTGTTTGGGATCCTTTCATACTGAGTTATGTTGAG ATGCTGGAGTTCTATGAGGATCACAATGAGGCTCTGAATGTCCTGAATGACTATGCCTACGACAAAAATTTTCCACCCAATCCGAATGCTCATGTCTTTCTCTACCAGTACCTGAAGCGGCATGACGCTTCAGataagaaacaaatgaaagtgttGCAG AGCCTCTGTGCGCTGGTCCCGAGCCATGAGTTGATGTTGGACTACATCTGTCTCCTGCTTGATTCGG agAAAACAAGTGATCACCAAAGAGCTTTAGAAGTGGCTCTGGAAATGCTGGACTTCGCCTGCTGGAGGAACAACCTGAACGCGTGGAAGTGGTTGGAGGCTATTATTCAGAAACTAAAGTTACA gaaagactGGAAAACAGTTGTCCTTGACAAAATGTCCGGAAGAAAAGACTTTTGGCCTGCACTTCACTTCACAAGCTTCCATGCCAGTAAAGACTCTGAGGAGAACCCAGAACTGATGGAGGTGAAGGCATCACTGGTTAAAGTCCTCTGCCCTG aTCGGAATCTTAAATATACGGCTGGAGGTGTAACCAGTGGGGAGCTGACTTGA